A single region of the Mycobacterium lentiflavum genome encodes:
- a CDS encoding LLM class flavin-dependent oxidoreductase — MAKLRFGYFIAPFHRAGTNPTLAIQRDLEFVQHLDALGFDEAWIGEHHSAGSEIIASPEIFIAAAAERTKRIKLCTGVISLSYHNPLWVADRLMMLDHLTHGRVIGGVGPGSLPSDSSMIGLTPTDTRELLDTNLDIVVRLLRGETVSAKTPTHELHNAKLQLAPYSDGGVPLAVAAVASPTGARLAGRHGIGLLSIGATLTIEGFNALQYHWDIVEERAAVFGTEVDRRNWSLVGPFHVAETDKQAREDVKFGLEPWFRYFQKVAAFPQMTMPGEQIDEMIDVINENGAGVIGTPERARAQVQRMWDQSGGFGCMLQMGHEWANPEATKRSAELFAAEVMPHFQGQAQPTLDAAARASAAREGLAESQNQAVEHMTKKYQDELNAKK, encoded by the coding sequence ATGGCGAAGCTCAGGTTCGGATATTTCATCGCGCCGTTCCACCGCGCGGGCACCAACCCGACGCTGGCCATCCAGCGCGACCTGGAGTTCGTCCAACACCTCGACGCCCTGGGCTTCGACGAAGCGTGGATCGGCGAGCATCACTCGGCCGGCAGCGAAATCATCGCGTCCCCGGAGATCTTCATTGCCGCCGCCGCCGAGCGGACCAAGCGGATCAAGCTCTGTACCGGGGTTATCTCGCTCTCGTATCACAACCCGCTGTGGGTCGCCGACCGGCTGATGATGCTGGACCATCTCACCCATGGCCGGGTGATCGGCGGGGTGGGCCCCGGCTCGCTGCCCAGCGACTCGTCGATGATCGGGCTGACCCCGACCGACACCCGGGAGCTGTTGGACACCAACCTCGACATCGTGGTCCGGCTGCTGCGGGGGGAAACGGTGAGCGCCAAGACCCCCACCCACGAACTCCACAACGCCAAGCTGCAGCTTGCCCCGTACTCCGACGGTGGGGTTCCACTGGCGGTGGCCGCGGTCGCTTCCCCGACCGGCGCCCGGCTGGCCGGCAGGCACGGCATCGGCCTGCTCTCCATCGGCGCGACGCTGACCATCGAGGGCTTCAATGCGCTGCAATATCACTGGGACATCGTCGAAGAACGCGCCGCGGTATTCGGCACCGAGGTCGATCGCCGGAACTGGAGCCTGGTCGGGCCGTTCCATGTCGCCGAAACCGACAAGCAGGCGCGCGAAGACGTGAAATTCGGTCTCGAGCCGTGGTTCCGGTATTTCCAGAAGGTGGCCGCGTTCCCGCAGATGACGATGCCGGGCGAGCAGATCGACGAGATGATCGACGTCATCAACGAGAACGGCGCGGGCGTGATCGGCACCCCGGAGCGGGCGCGCGCGCAGGTGCAGCGGATGTGGGATCAGTCCGGTGGCTTCGGCTGCATGCTTCAGATGGGCCACGAGTGGGCCAATCCGGAGGCCACTAAACGGTCAGCCGAATTGTTCGCCGCCGAGGTGATGCCGCACTTCCAGGGTCAGGCGCAGCCGACACTGGATGCGGCCGCCCGGGCCAGCGCAGCGCGCGAAGGGCTGGCGGAGTCGCAGAACCAGGCCGTCGAGCACATGACCAAGAAATACCAGGACGAGCTCAACGCGAAAAAGTAG
- a CDS encoding SDR family oxidoreductase, producing the protein MSVLDLFDLRGRTALVTGASTGIGKKVAEAYLQAGAQVAIAARHTEVLTKVAAELAAAGDKVVPITCDVTQPDQVNRMVDQVIAEMGGIDIAVCNAGIINLKAMLDMSPDEFQAIQDTNVNGVFLTAQAAARAMVGQGRGGAIITTASMSGHIINVPQQAGHYCTSKAAVIHLTKALAVELAPHNIRVNSVSPGYILTELVEPMAEYHRLWEPKIPLGRIGRPEELVGLYVYLASDASSYMTGSDVVIDGGYTIP; encoded by the coding sequence ATGAGCGTGTTGGACTTGTTTGACCTGCGCGGCAGGACGGCCCTGGTGACCGGGGCGTCCACCGGTATCGGCAAAAAAGTGGCCGAGGCCTATTTGCAAGCCGGTGCACAAGTGGCCATTGCGGCACGCCATACCGAGGTCTTGACGAAGGTCGCCGCCGAGCTCGCCGCGGCCGGTGACAAGGTCGTGCCGATCACCTGCGACGTGACCCAACCCGATCAGGTGAACCGAATGGTCGACCAGGTGATTGCGGAGATGGGCGGCATCGACATTGCCGTCTGCAATGCCGGGATCATCAATCTGAAGGCGATGCTGGACATGTCGCCGGACGAATTCCAGGCCATCCAGGACACGAATGTGAACGGCGTATTCCTCACCGCGCAGGCGGCGGCCCGCGCGATGGTCGGCCAGGGCCGCGGCGGCGCCATCATCACCACCGCCTCGATGTCCGGCCACATCATCAACGTCCCGCAGCAGGCGGGCCACTACTGCACCTCCAAGGCCGCGGTCATCCACCTGACCAAAGCGCTGGCCGTCGAGCTCGCGCCGCACAACATCCGGGTGAACAGCGTCAGCCCGGGCTACATCCTCACCGAGCTCGTCGAACCGATGGCGGAGTATCACCGGCTGTGGGAGCCCAAGATTCCGCTTGGCCGCATCGGCCGGCCGGAGGAACTCGTCGGCCTCTACGTCTACCTGGCCAGCGACGCGTCCAGCTACATGACCGGTTCGGACGTCGTGATCGACGGCGGCTACACCATCCCGTGA
- a CDS encoding DUF2071 domain-containing protein codes for MTATGQPDEPLAGYPVTPPPLPGPVTFDQQWSDLTFVHWPVDPDGVAHLYPPGTRPDVFADGLTYVALVPFMMASTKVGTALRLPYFGRFLETNVRLYSIDDAGRHGVLFRSLETARLAVVPVTRIGLGVPYTWAKMRLTRDGDHITYGSVRRWPRRGLCSRLTVALGDVVEPTPLEVWLTARWGAHTRRAGRTWWVPNEHGPWPLRAAHIVELSDELVDASAVRPAGDRLRGLYSPGVRTRFGRPCLVQ; via the coding sequence ATGACCGCGACCGGGCAACCTGATGAGCCGCTCGCCGGTTACCCGGTCACACCGCCACCGCTGCCTGGCCCGGTCACCTTCGACCAGCAGTGGAGCGACCTGACGTTCGTGCACTGGCCGGTCGATCCCGACGGCGTCGCGCACCTGTACCCACCGGGGACGAGGCCGGACGTCTTCGCCGACGGGCTGACCTACGTTGCGTTGGTCCCGTTCATGATGGCGAGCACGAAAGTCGGTACCGCGCTGCGGCTTCCGTACTTCGGCCGGTTCCTGGAGACCAACGTCCGGCTGTATTCGATCGACGACGCCGGCCGGCACGGTGTCCTGTTCCGGTCGCTGGAAACCGCTCGCCTGGCCGTCGTACCCGTCACCCGGATCGGCCTCGGCGTCCCCTACACCTGGGCCAAAATGCGGCTGACGCGCGACGGCGACCACATCACCTACGGCAGCGTGCGCCGCTGGCCGCGCCGCGGCCTGTGCAGCCGGCTGACCGTCGCCCTGGGGGACGTGGTGGAGCCGACGCCGCTGGAGGTCTGGCTCACCGCTCGCTGGGGCGCCCACACGCGCCGGGCCGGCCGGACGTGGTGGGTGCCCAACGAGCACGGACCGTGGCCGTTGCGCGCGGCGCACATCGTCGAGCTGAGCGACGAGCTGGTCGACGCCAGTGCGGTGCGTCCGGCCGGCGATCGACTGCGCGGCCTGTATTCGCCGGGTGTGCGAACCCGCTTCGGCCGCCCCTGCCTGGTTCAGTGA
- a CDS encoding fatty acyl-AMP ligase, whose translation MDDGSRQDSVAPKGLLRIEDCLDADGEISLPPGTTLISLIERNIRNVGDSIAYRYLDYARAAGHALEVTWAQLGVRLEAIAGRIQQFAGNSDRVAVLAPQGIDYVAGFYAAIKAGTIAVPLFAPELPGHAERLETALRDSEPTVVLTTAAAKDAVEEFLTQCAQLRQPHVVVIDQIPDSAGEAFVPVELDIDRVSHLQYTSGSTRPPVGVEITHRAVGTNLTQMILSIDLLNRNTHGVSWLPLYHDMGLSMIGFPAVYGGHSTLMSPTAFVRRPQRWIQALAAGSREGNVVTAAPNFAYEWTAQRGLPAAGDDVDLSNVVLIIGSEPVSIEAIATFNKTFAPYGLPHTAFKPSYGIAEATLLISTIEPAAEAKVVYLDREQLGAGSAVRVGADAPGAVAHVSCGRPARSLRAAIVDPETADELPDGMVGEVWLQGANVGRGYWRRPEETQRTFHAHLQSRLAEGSRAEGSAADSSWLRTGDLAVYVDGELYVAGRIADLVVVDGRNHYPQDIEATAAEASPMVRRGYVTAFSLPDDGGVVIIAERAAGTSRDDPQPAIEAIKAAVSHRHGLAVSDVRLLPAGAIPRTTSGKLARLACRAQYLGGALGSR comes from the coding sequence ATGGATGACGGTTCCCGACAGGACTCCGTGGCTCCAAAAGGCCTGCTACGAATAGAAGATTGCCTGGACGCCGACGGCGAGATCTCGTTGCCCCCGGGGACCACACTGATTTCTCTGATCGAGCGCAACATCCGAAATGTGGGTGATTCCATCGCGTACCGCTACCTGGACTACGCCCGCGCAGCAGGCCACGCCCTGGAAGTGACCTGGGCCCAATTGGGTGTCCGGTTGGAAGCCATCGCCGGACGCATCCAGCAGTTCGCGGGTAATAGCGACCGGGTGGCGGTTCTGGCGCCGCAGGGCATCGACTACGTCGCCGGCTTCTACGCCGCAATCAAGGCGGGAACCATCGCGGTGCCATTGTTCGCGCCCGAGCTCCCGGGCCACGCCGAGCGCCTCGAGACGGCGCTGCGCGATTCCGAGCCGACCGTGGTGCTGACGACCGCGGCGGCGAAAGACGCGGTCGAAGAATTCCTGACCCAGTGCGCCCAGCTGCGCCAACCGCACGTCGTGGTCATCGATCAGATCCCCGACTCGGCGGGGGAGGCGTTCGTCCCCGTAGAGCTGGACATCGACCGGGTTTCCCACCTGCAGTACACCTCCGGTTCGACCCGGCCGCCGGTCGGCGTCGAGATCACCCACCGGGCCGTGGGCACCAACCTGACGCAAATGATTCTGTCGATCGATCTGTTGAACCGGAACACCCACGGGGTGAGCTGGCTGCCGCTCTACCACGATATGGGGCTGTCGATGATCGGCTTTCCCGCGGTGTACGGCGGGCATTCCACGTTGATGTCGCCGACCGCGTTTGTGCGCCGGCCGCAGCGATGGATCCAGGCGTTGGCCGCGGGGTCGAGGGAAGGCAATGTGGTCACCGCCGCACCCAACTTCGCCTACGAGTGGACGGCACAGCGCGGCCTGCCTGCGGCCGGCGACGACGTCGACCTGAGCAATGTCGTGCTGATCATCGGCTCCGAGCCGGTCAGCATCGAGGCGATCGCGACGTTCAACAAGACTTTCGCGCCGTACGGGTTGCCGCACACCGCATTCAAGCCCTCGTACGGCATCGCCGAGGCGACGCTGTTGATCTCCACGATCGAGCCGGCCGCCGAGGCGAAGGTTGTCTACCTCGACCGCGAACAGCTGGGCGCGGGTAGCGCGGTGCGCGTCGGCGCGGATGCGCCCGGCGCGGTGGCCCACGTATCGTGCGGTCGGCCGGCTCGTAGCCTGCGGGCGGCGATCGTCGACCCCGAAACCGCCGACGAACTGCCCGACGGCATGGTCGGCGAAGTCTGGTTGCAGGGCGCCAACGTGGGCCGCGGCTATTGGCGACGCCCCGAAGAAACCCAGCGGACATTCCACGCGCACCTGCAATCGCGGCTGGCCGAAGGCAGCCGTGCGGAAGGGTCGGCGGCGGATAGCTCGTGGCTGCGAACCGGCGACTTGGCCGTGTATGTGGACGGCGAGCTCTATGTCGCCGGCCGCATCGCGGACCTGGTGGTCGTCGACGGCCGCAACCACTACCCGCAGGACATCGAGGCCACCGCCGCCGAGGCGTCACCGATGGTGCGACGCGGCTACGTGACGGCCTTCTCGCTGCCGGACGACGGTGGCGTGGTGATCATTGCCGAGCGCGCGGCGGGCACGAGTCGCGACGATCCGCAACCGGCGATCGAGGCGATAAAGGCCGCGGTATCGCACCGCCATGGCCTGGCCGTTTCCGACGTGCGCTTGTTGCCCGCCGGCGCCATTCCCCGCACCACCAGTGGAAAGCTGGCCCGCCTGGCCTGCCGCGCTCAATACCTCGGTGGCGCACTGGGCTCGCGTTGA
- a CDS encoding serine hydrolase domain-containing protein, protein MISSGPSGFAGRGVAWPSHRNTRISLVLCAVVLSLSGCDKVTVTPASKAPTSTSSAAVTPNDNPLAKANSQRVLDDAVNATTPGCSAAVGSKGTVVWTGVRGIADTATGDKITPDTVFDIGSVSKQFTAAAALLLVDAGKLTLNDTLAQHLPEFPKWAATITITQLIHQTSGIPEYEGLLAKQGFAVSDRTTQEQALQAVAAVPKLNYQPGSQFRYSDSNYLLLGEIVHRVSGQPLPQFLSTEIFGPLGLGMVMDPVGGVPHKAVSYAGGSDGYRMTTSAWEQIGDGAVQASPSQLVQWGDNYRTGRVGGPKLLEAQLAGAVEIGPGIPVHYGAGIYIKADGTLDHDGASPGFVTAFRVSKDRQTSIAVSCNTDDQIPEALTDSLAKLWM, encoded by the coding sequence ATGATTTCGAGCGGACCTTCTGGCTTCGCCGGGCGTGGCGTCGCGTGGCCATCCCATCGGAACACGCGAATATCGCTGGTGTTGTGCGCGGTCGTGTTATCGCTCAGCGGCTGCGACAAGGTTACTGTCACCCCCGCGTCGAAAGCGCCCACCTCTACCAGCAGCGCCGCCGTCACCCCCAACGACAACCCGCTGGCCAAGGCCAACAGTCAGCGGGTGCTCGACGACGCGGTCAACGCCACGACACCGGGCTGCTCGGCCGCGGTGGGTTCCAAGGGCACCGTGGTGTGGACCGGAGTGCGCGGCATCGCCGACACGGCGACCGGCGACAAGATCACCCCTGACACCGTGTTCGATATCGGCTCGGTGTCCAAGCAGTTCACCGCCGCCGCCGCCCTGTTGCTCGTTGATGCCGGAAAGCTGACCCTCAACGACACGCTCGCCCAGCACCTGCCGGAATTCCCCAAGTGGGCCGCCACCATCACGATCACCCAGTTGATCCACCAAACCAGCGGTATCCCCGAATACGAAGGGCTGCTGGCAAAGCAGGGGTTCGCGGTCAGCGACCGGACCACGCAGGAGCAAGCGCTGCAGGCCGTGGCGGCGGTGCCGAAGCTGAATTACCAGCCGGGCAGCCAATTCCGGTACTCCGACTCCAACTATTTGTTGCTCGGCGAGATCGTGCACCGGGTGTCGGGACAGCCGCTGCCGCAGTTTCTCAGCACGGAAATCTTTGGCCCGCTCGGCCTGGGGATGGTGATGGATCCCGTCGGCGGGGTTCCGCACAAGGCCGTCTCCTATGCCGGCGGTAGCGACGGATACCGGATGACCACTTCCGCGTGGGAACAAATCGGCGACGGCGCGGTCCAAGCCTCGCCCAGCCAGCTGGTTCAGTGGGGTGACAATTACCGGACCGGTCGCGTGGGTGGGCCCAAGCTGCTGGAGGCGCAGCTGGCCGGGGCGGTGGAGATCGGGCCCGGCATCCCTGTGCACTACGGCGCCGGGATCTACATCAAGGCCGACGGCACGCTCGACCACGACGGCGCCTCGCCCGGCTTCGTCACGGCATTCCGCGTCAGCAAGGATCGGCAGACGTCCATCGCCGTCAGTTGCAACACCGATGACCAGATCCCGGAAGCCCTGACCGACTCGTTGGCGAAGCTCTGGATGTAG
- a CDS encoding serine hydrolase domain-containing protein — translation MAKRPALLLAIALLLGACSSTQPAAPKTSSAEPANAKAAKLASQKVLNDAIDEGAPGCSAAVGVRGQVIWTGVRGLADVAAEAPLTSETLFDIASVSKQFTASALLLLVDAGRLTLDDPLSQHLPELPAWAGTVNVGQLMHQTSGIPDYVGLLEAQGYQFGDRTTQDQAVRAVAAMPKLTFAPGSQFEYSNSNYLLLGEIVRRVAREPLPQFLAEQIFHPLGLAMVLDPTGPIPGKAVGYEADSDDYHATTTGWEQVGDGGIQTTPTQLVYWADNYRTGRVGGTALLDAQLKGAVPTDPGGGDRYGAGIFLLANGTLDHDGEWGGFVTAFRVSKDRTTSVAVSCNTDEQDPEALAGAIAKLWM, via the coding sequence ATGGCGAAACGGCCGGCGCTCCTTCTCGCAATCGCGTTGTTGCTCGGCGCCTGCAGCAGCACTCAGCCGGCCGCGCCGAAAACCAGCTCGGCGGAACCGGCTAACGCTAAGGCCGCGAAGCTGGCCAGCCAGAAGGTCCTGAACGATGCGATCGACGAAGGCGCTCCCGGGTGCTCGGCCGCGGTGGGTGTCAGGGGCCAGGTCATCTGGACCGGGGTGCGCGGCCTGGCCGATGTGGCGGCCGAGGCCCCGCTGACGTCGGAGACGCTGTTCGATATCGCGTCGGTGTCCAAGCAGTTCACCGCCTCGGCGCTGCTGTTGCTCGTCGACGCCGGCAGGCTGACGCTCGACGACCCGCTGTCCCAGCATCTGCCCGAGCTGCCGGCCTGGGCGGGGACCGTCAACGTCGGACAACTGATGCACCAGACCAGCGGCATCCCCGACTACGTCGGACTGCTCGAGGCGCAGGGGTATCAGTTCGGCGACCGCACCACCCAGGATCAGGCGGTGCGGGCGGTGGCCGCCATGCCGAAGCTGACGTTCGCGCCCGGCTCCCAGTTTGAATACTCGAACTCCAATTACCTGCTGCTCGGCGAGATTGTCCGCCGGGTGGCGCGGGAACCGTTGCCGCAGTTCCTCGCCGAACAGATCTTCCATCCGCTCGGCTTGGCCATGGTCCTGGATCCGACCGGACCGATTCCCGGCAAGGCCGTCGGGTACGAAGCGGACAGCGACGACTATCACGCCACCACAACCGGCTGGGAACAGGTCGGCGACGGCGGCATCCAGACCACGCCCACCCAACTGGTCTACTGGGCCGACAATTACCGTACCGGCCGGGTGGGCGGCACCGCATTGCTCGACGCGCAACTGAAGGGCGCAGTGCCGACCGATCCGGGCGGTGGTGACCGCTACGGCGCGGGAATCTTCCTGCTGGCCAACGGCACACTCGATCACGACGGCGAATGGGGGGGATTCGTGACTGCGTTTCGGGTGAGCAAGGACCGCACGACGTCCGTCGCGGTCAGCTGCAACACCGACGAGCAGGACCCCGAAGCCCTGGCCGGTGCGATCGCGAAACTCTGGATGTAG
- a CDS encoding SRPBCC family protein, protein MSGRKFSFEVNRTCSAPAATVFGLLADGANWSSWAKPVVLRSSWARQGDPAPGGVGAIRQIGVPPILAREEIVEYEQDRRQVYKLVGPSPAKDYLGEVVLTPNAAGGTDIRWSGSFVERIRGTGPATRAALGGAVKLLADRLVKAAER, encoded by the coding sequence ATGTCGGGTCGCAAGTTTTCGTTCGAGGTCAATCGGACCTGTAGCGCGCCTGCCGCAACGGTGTTCGGGCTGTTGGCGGACGGCGCCAATTGGTCGAGCTGGGCCAAGCCGGTGGTGCTGCGCTCGAGCTGGGCGCGCCAAGGTGATCCGGCGCCGGGCGGGGTCGGCGCGATTCGTCAGATCGGTGTGCCTCCGATCCTGGCGCGCGAGGAGATCGTCGAGTACGAGCAGGATCGCCGGCAGGTTTACAAGTTGGTCGGGCCGTCTCCGGCAAAGGATTACCTGGGCGAGGTGGTCTTGACGCCCAACGCGGCCGGCGGTACCGACATCCGCTGGTCGGGATCGTTCGTCGAGAGAATTCGCGGTACCGGGCCTGCGACGCGCGCGGCGCTGGGCGGTGCGGTGAAGCTTCTCGCGGATCGGCTGGTGAAGGCGGCCGAGCGCTGA
- a CDS encoding nuclear transport factor 2 family protein — MGNFSRAEIEQAVEHYTTVAEECSASGDWAPFADLFTEDVVYIEHHYGVFHGREAVRDWIVAVMAPFPHMRFPSDWIAYDEDNDAVVIMIKNLLDHPTDPNGEPFWFPNWTRLVYAGNGLFSSEEDIYNPNRDAPGAVAAWMEAGGQFASTEFLQPNAH, encoded by the coding sequence ATGGGCAACTTCAGCAGGGCCGAAATCGAGCAAGCCGTCGAGCACTACACAACCGTGGCCGAAGAGTGCAGCGCCTCCGGCGACTGGGCTCCATTTGCGGATTTATTCACTGAGGACGTTGTCTACATCGAACACCACTACGGCGTCTTTCACGGCCGCGAGGCGGTGCGGGACTGGATCGTCGCCGTCATGGCGCCGTTCCCGCACATGCGCTTTCCCAGCGACTGGATTGCCTACGACGAGGACAATGACGCCGTCGTCATCATGATCAAGAATCTGCTCGACCACCCGACCGACCCGAACGGTGAACCGTTCTGGTTCCCGAACTGGACTCGATTGGTCTACGCCGGCAACGGCCTGTTCTCCAGCGAGGAGGACATCTACAACCCCAACCGCGATGCGCCTGGTGCCGTCGCGGCGTGGATGGAAGCGGGCGGGCAGTTCGCGTCAACCGAGTTCCTGCAACCCAACGCGCACTAG
- a CDS encoding STAS/SEC14 domain-containing protein, which translates to MIEYDLDKEHSILEVRPKAALDKQDFVELAQAVDPLIEAQGDLAGLIVNAASFPGWDSFGSMVTHLRFVRDHHRHVKKIGVVTDSHLGDIAEHLASHFVSAEIRHFPAGQLEQARQWIIDGS; encoded by the coding sequence ATGATCGAATACGATTTGGACAAAGAGCATTCCATCTTGGAGGTGCGGCCGAAGGCCGCGCTCGACAAGCAAGATTTCGTCGAACTCGCGCAAGCGGTTGATCCCCTGATCGAGGCCCAGGGCGACCTTGCCGGCCTGATTGTCAATGCGGCGTCGTTCCCGGGTTGGGACAGTTTTGGGTCGATGGTCACCCACCTGCGCTTCGTTCGGGACCATCACCGGCACGTCAAGAAAATCGGAGTGGTGACCGACTCGCACCTGGGAGATATCGCCGAGCATCTGGCCTCGCATTTCGTGTCGGCCGAGATCCGGCATTTTCCAGCCGGACAGCTCGAGCAAGCGCGGCAGTGGATCATCGACGGCTCCTGA